The genome window AACGGCGGATTGACGTGCAGCCGCAGCATTACCGCGCAGTCGGAGCGTAAATCCATCGCGCCGCGAATCTGTTTTTTTGCAAATGTGATGTCGAGTTTGTCCCCGGGGAACAGCATATCGTTGAAATTGACGTCAAACTGGAACAACCGGAAACCCATCTCGGCAAAGAGCCCGGTGTTATAGCCCGAGATGCCCTCGAACGAGCGGTTTCCGGTCGGCTTGTCGGTCAGCGCATAAAGCATCGGGGTCACGGGTTCCCCGTTCAGGTGAATGGCGGGTTTGCCTTGATAAAATTTGACTGCCGCATCAATTTTCGTTTTCAATTTTAGATTCCTTTCCGGTTTCAGACGATGCGGAATTTTTAAACGCCTTTTCATCCCCGAACCTTGCCCGATACAGCAGCTTACCTGAAAGCAACATACCCAACATCATCGTCAGCGCCAGCAAATCGATGACGATGACATAACCCGGCCATCCGAAAATGCTTTCGAGTGACGCGATGATGGTGCCGGCAGGTGCTTTATTGATATAAAGAAAATTCGTTTCCAGAACTTTGTTGATAAAAAAGACGGCGATAAGCGCTGCGTTGCCCGCTCCGGCAATCCAGAAAAAAGCCCTCAGAGCCGGCTTCATCTTTTCGACAAACAGCAGATAAAGCGCGCCCATCACGAGCAGCACATGGCTCATGATGAACAATATCGCTCTCGGCAGACCCGGCGCCGGGTGATTGCTTCCGGGAAACAGCGCGACAGCCAGCCCTGCCGGAATTCCGATCAAAAAGCAGAAATGAAACAACGGTTTCAGGGGCTTTATCAGGCAGACGCAAAGTAAAATTAAGTCGATGTGGCACAGATGCAGCGAAAACAGATCATACCACTCGAATACGCCGTTACAGGCGTCCATCACATACCGGCCGCCCCTGCAAAGCACAATCACGACCGCGAACAAAATTCCGAGAATTCTGCGCTGCCGTTTCGTTTTTGCGCGAACACCCAGCAGAATGAAAATTAAGCCGACGGAGACCGATGCCAGCAGCGTCAGCAGATGTACAGGCGAAAAGCCCTTAAAATCCGTAATCATTATGCTATCGGAATACGCTCGAGAGAGGAGGGAAGAACACCTTTGACTATGAGCTTTCCATTCTCAACTGTCATCAATTCGACATTCGCGCCGGATTTTTCACAGGTGCGTTCGATAAAACCATCCAGCGTATCGACAATGAAATACTCGTTCGAATCAATTAAATCATTCGGAATCGTGATACCCATTACGCTGATTTTTTCGACACGAAGGCCTTCAATATGATTGTTGACCACAGAACCGGCGATTTTGCCGTAGAGGTTGACGGAGGCCGGAATCAAACCGAGCATCGGAAGCGCTCGTTTGGCGTCCTCCATCGTATAATCACCGTTCAGTACTTTTTCGAAAACGTAAGCTGTGTCCAGCTTTCCGGAAGCCTCAATGGTGCCGTCTTCGTTAATCAGAATCTGCACGTTCTTAATCGCGTGATAAGAAGAACGATTCTCGTTGGAAAAGGAAGTCAGTTCCTCACTGGTCAGGGCGGTGTCCGTCGAA of Oscillospiraceae bacterium contains these proteins:
- a CDS encoding TIGR02206 family membrane protein — translated: MITDFKGFSPVHLLTLLASVSVGLIFILLGVRAKTKRQRRILGILFAVVIVLCRGGRYVMDACNGVFEWYDLFSLHLCHIDLILLCVCLIKPLKPLFHFCFLIGIPAGLAVALFPGSNHPAPGLPRAILFIMSHVLLVMGALYLLFVEKMKPALRAFFWIAGAGNAALIAVFFINKVLETNFLYINKAPAGTIIASLESIFGWPGYVIVIDLLALTMMLGMLLSGKLLYRARFGDEKAFKNSASSETGKESKIENEN
- a CDS encoding zinc-ribbon domain-containing protein → MFCNKCGQQIPDNAAFCPKCGQTTAGTVKTASAPTPPPVYQQPVYQQPVYQQPVYQPQPVYPGQPGAAAAVKPKKHGGLIAFLIVIIVLLLGFVAVTFLVPGLVLPVNLGVKSTQAGYLSAMSKFGYQKDEAPQTGKAEDYKYVYSGLHSTDTALTSEELTSFSNENRSSYHAIKNVQILINEDGTIEASGKLDTAYVFEKVLNGDYTMEDAKRALPMLGLIPASVNLYGKIAGSVVNNHIEGLRVEKISVMGITIPNDLIDSNEYFIVDTLDGFIERTCEKSGANVELMTVENGKLIVKGVLPSSLERIPIA